AGCCAGGTCATGCGCCCCTATTACAAGAACGTCAAAATGGTCCGCCGTACACGGGTGATGTGGGGATCATGGCGCATATGGCAGCCAAGGCTGGTGTTCTGGGTCGGCGCCCTGATGATCGGGGTGATCAGCGTGTTCTTCGCGCGCGCCGCCGATTTCGCCTATGAACTGTTCGAGCACATGCGGCATTCGACCGCCTATTCGCCCTATCTCCCACTGATCCTGACGCCGCTCGGCTTCATGCTCTGTTCCTATATGAGCACGCGCTGGTTTCCCAATTCCCAAGGTTCGGGCATTCCGCAGGCGATTGCCGCCCGGCACCTGCACAACACCGAGAGCCAGCACCGTCTGCTCAATCTCAAGGTCGCCGCCGGCAAGATCCTCATGACGATTGTGGGCCTGTTCTGCGGCGCCTCGATCGGGCGCGAGGGGCCGACTGTCCAGGTCGGCGCTTCGATCATGATCCAGACTGCGCGCTGGGGAAAGATGATCCAGACCAAGGGGTTGATCGTCGCCGGTTCTGCGGCCGGCATCTCGGCCGCCTTCAACACGCCGCTTGCCGGCATCGTGTTCGCCATCGAGGAAATGAGCCGCGCCTACGAATCGCGTGCCAACGGCCTGGTCGTTTCGGCGATCATCCTTTCGGGTCTTGCCGCAATCGGGCTTGCCGGCAATTATACCTATTTCGGCCAGGCCTCTGCAATCGCAGTCAGGCCGGAGGAATGGATCGCGGTTTTCATATGCGGCATTGGCGGCGGGCTGCTCGGGGCCATGTTCTCGCTCTACTCCTTGAAAGCCGCGCGCCGCATCAAGCGCTGGGCACAGCCGGCGCCGATCAGGCGCATGGCATTTCTGGCCGGCGGCTGCGGACTTGCTGTCGCCCTGATCGGCATTCTCTTCGGCGGCGCGACCTTCGGCACGGGTTACGAGCAGGCCCGAACGGTCATCGAAGGCGGCTCGATCAGCCCGTTCTTCTTCCTCGGCAAGCTCGCGGCAACCTTCCTGTCCATGGCGTCCGGCATTCCTGGCGGCATCTTCGCGCCATCGCTCTCCGTGGGCGCCACGCTCGGTTCGACCGTCGCCGATGTGCTCGGCATCAGTATCGGCCTCGGCGCTATCCTCGGCATGGCGGGGTATTTCGCGGGCGTCGTCCAGTC
This window of the Martelella lutilitoris genome carries:
- a CDS encoding chloride channel protein; this encodes MRPYYKNVKMVRRTRVMWGSWRIWQPRLVFWVGALMIGVISVFFARAADFAYELFEHMRHSTAYSPYLPLILTPLGFMLCSYMSTRWFPNSQGSGIPQAIAARHLHNTESQHRLLNLKVAAGKILMTIVGLFCGASIGREGPTVQVGASIMIQTARWGKMIQTKGLIVAGSAAGISAAFNTPLAGIVFAIEEMSRAYESRANGLVVSAIILSGLAAIGLAGNYTYFGQASAIAVRPEEWIAVFICGIGGGLLGAMFSLYSLKAARRIKRWAQPAPIRRMAFLAGGCGLAVALIGILFGGATFGTGYEQARTVIEGGSISPFFFLGKLAATFLSMASGIPGGIFAPSLSVGATLGSTVADVLGISIGLGAILGMAGYFAGVVQSPMTAFVIILEMTDNHDGIITLMATSMLGYIASRMISREPLYHGLSRAFIADSIKYQRARNRETTAEDRSTADEMREETRRYNDKGAV